One Amycolatopsis sp. NBC_00355 genomic window carries:
- a CDS encoding CoA transferase subunit A — MDKAVTAEQALTGIAEGASLAVGGFGLCGIPTTLIETLYQLGVGDLRVVSNNCGVDDWGLGILLAARRISRVTGSYVGENKEFARQYLGGELEVELCPQGTLAERLRAGGCGIPAFFTPAGVGSQIADGGLPWRYAADGSVAVASPPKETREFGGVAHVLEEAIITDFALVSAAKGDRHGNLVFEKSAQNFNPLCAMAGRITVAEVQELVEPGELDPAEVHLPGVFVQRVVHAPDLEKRIEKTTVTEVGR, encoded by the coding sequence ATGGACAAAGCCGTCACCGCCGAACAGGCCTTGACCGGGATCGCCGAGGGCGCGTCGCTCGCCGTCGGCGGGTTCGGTCTCTGCGGCATCCCGACCACCTTGATCGAGACCCTGTACCAGCTGGGCGTCGGCGACCTGCGTGTCGTGTCGAACAACTGCGGGGTCGACGACTGGGGGCTCGGGATCCTGCTGGCCGCCCGGCGGATCAGCCGCGTCACCGGGTCCTACGTCGGGGAGAACAAGGAGTTCGCCCGCCAGTACCTCGGCGGCGAGCTCGAGGTCGAGCTCTGCCCGCAGGGCACGCTCGCCGAGCGCCTGCGCGCCGGCGGGTGCGGCATCCCGGCGTTCTTCACCCCGGCGGGCGTGGGCAGCCAGATCGCCGACGGCGGACTGCCGTGGCGCTACGCGGCCGACGGCTCGGTCGCGGTCGCGTCACCCCCCAAGGAGACCCGGGAGTTCGGCGGCGTCGCGCACGTTCTCGAGGAGGCCATCATCACGGACTTCGCGCTCGTCTCGGCGGCGAAGGGCGACCGGCACGGCAACCTCGTGTTCGAGAAGTCCGCGCAGAACTTCAACCCGCTGTGCGCGATGGCCGGCCGGATCACCGTCGCCGAGGTCCAGGAGCTGGTCGAACCCGGCGAGCTCGACCCGGCCGAAGTGCACCTGCCGGGCGTGTTCGTCCAGCGCGTCGTGCACGCGCCGGATCTCGAAAAGCGCATCGAAAAGACGACCGTGACGGAGGTCGGGCGATGA